One Rhodohalobacter sp. SW132 DNA segment encodes these proteins:
- the meaB gene encoding methylmalonyl Co-A mutase-associated GTPase MeaB: MTKPSNKSLSINKGSEVSDSVNPNFRAKRTPLKSREEYVEGIKDGNRTILSQAITLIESSNSGYRKLGQEVLEEVMPLTGNSVRIGITGVPGVGKSTFIEAIGNRFLEKGEKLAVLAIDPTSTRTKGSILGDKTRMATLSTNENAYIRPSPTSGTLGGVARTSRETMLLCEAAGYTTIFIETVGVGQSETTVHNMVDMFLLLMLAGAGDELQGIKRGIMEMADLIAINKAEEDNKKASERARQEYKNALSLFPPAPSKWKTPVVTCSALEGTGIEGVEEQIQSYISHVKENSYFQKRRKDQSAYWIHETIRQKLTSEFYNNPAIKEKLAEIEEKVNAGEISSFAAAELLLKVKKKNNRQR; encoded by the coding sequence ATGACCAAACCAAGCAACAAATCACTTTCTATCAATAAAGGATCGGAGGTTTCCGATTCGGTGAATCCCAATTTCAGGGCGAAACGGACGCCGCTGAAATCGAGGGAGGAGTATGTGGAGGGAATTAAAGACGGAAACCGGACAATTTTGTCGCAGGCAATTACGCTGATTGAGAGCTCCAACTCGGGATACCGGAAACTGGGTCAGGAGGTTTTAGAAGAGGTGATGCCGCTAACGGGCAATTCGGTGCGAATTGGTATTACGGGAGTTCCCGGCGTTGGAAAAAGCACCTTCATTGAAGCGATTGGTAACCGGTTTCTGGAGAAAGGTGAAAAGCTTGCCGTTCTGGCGATTGACCCAACCAGCACGCGGACTAAAGGCAGCATTCTGGGCGACAAAACACGCATGGCAACGCTATCTACAAACGAAAATGCCTATATACGTCCGTCGCCTACTTCCGGAACACTGGGCGGTGTGGCCCGCACATCCCGCGAGACGATGCTGCTTTGCGAAGCGGCCGGGTATACTACGATTTTCATTGAGACCGTAGGTGTGGGACAGTCTGAAACCACCGTACACAACATGGTGGATATGTTCCTGCTGCTGATGCTGGCCGGTGCCGGAGATGAGCTGCAGGGAATCAAGCGAGGCATTATGGAGATGGCTGATTTGATCGCCATCAACAAGGCTGAAGAAGACAATAAGAAAGCTTCGGAGCGGGCCAGGCAAGAGTACAAAAACGCGCTTAGCCTTTTTCCTCCGGCCCCATCAAAATGGAAAACACCGGTGGTTACCTGCTCAGCACTGGAAGGAACCGGTATTGAGGGAGTGGAGGAACAGATCCAATCTTACATCAGTCACGTAAAGGAAAACAGTTATTTTCAAAAGCGGCGAAAAGATCAATCCGCCTATTGGATACACGAAACGATACGACAGAAGCTGACATCAGAGTTTTACAATAATCCCGCCATCAAAGAAAAGCTTGCGGAGATAGAGGAGAAGGTGAATGCGGGAGAGATCAGTTCGTTTGCGGCGGCGGAATTACTTTTGAAAGTCAAAAAAAAGAATAACAGGCAGAGATAA
- the scpA gene encoding methylmalonyl-CoA mutase, with product MNRPDFSKLDYVSEATHDGHPSRPTGKNRKVDQSWQTPESIPVKKRFAKSDIENLHHLDFAAGIPPYLRGPYSSMYAVRPWTIRQYSGFSTAEESNAFYRRNLAAGQKGLSIAFDLATHRGYDSDHPRVTGDVGKAGVAIDSILDMKVLFDQIPLDEMSVSMTMNGAVIPVMAFYIVAAEEQGVPPEKLSGTIQNDILKEFMVRNTYIYPPKPSMRIIGDIFAFTSEKMPKFNSISVSGYHMHEAGATADIELAYTLADAVEYVRTGIKTGLDVDQFTPRISFFWGIGMNHFMEIAKMRAGRMLWAKLMKQFDPKNPKSLSLRTHSQTSGYSLTEQDPYNNVARTTIEALAATLGHTQSLHTNALDEAIALPSDFSARIARNTQIFLQEETGITKAVDPWAGSYYVEYLTDQIARKAWERIEEVEELGGMAKAIESGVPKMRIEEAAARKQARIDNKKEVIVGINKYRLEKEDPIDILEVDNERVRQSQIERLEKLKAERDDTAVKESLKMITEAAESGDGNLLELAINAARNRATLGEISDAMEEVFGRYTATIKSISGVYSSEMDSDESFKKAQELADQFAEQEGRRPRIMVAKMGQDGHDRGAKVISTSFADLGFDVDIGPLFQTPEEAAKQAVENDVHILGVSSLAAGHKTLVPQVLDELKNLGREDIMVIVGGVIPNQDYKYLYDKGVAAVFGPGTVISDAAQKILGILIGEANHNAH from the coding sequence ATGAACCGACCCGATTTCTCCAAATTAGATTATGTGTCAGAAGCAACTCATGATGGACACCCTTCACGTCCAACCGGTAAAAACCGGAAGGTAGATCAATCCTGGCAAACCCCGGAATCGATCCCGGTAAAAAAGCGCTTTGCAAAGAGTGATATCGAAAATCTTCATCATCTCGATTTTGCTGCGGGAATTCCGCCATATCTTCGGGGTCCTTACTCCTCCATGTACGCAGTGAGACCGTGGACGATTCGACAATATTCCGGGTTTTCTACAGCTGAGGAATCAAATGCTTTTTATCGCCGAAATCTTGCCGCTGGCCAGAAAGGATTGTCCATTGCGTTCGACCTGGCCACCCACCGCGGCTACGATTCTGATCATCCGCGCGTGACCGGTGATGTGGGAAAAGCCGGCGTTGCAATCGATTCAATTCTCGATATGAAGGTGCTGTTTGATCAGATCCCGCTGGACGAAATGTCGGTTTCGATGACGATGAACGGGGCCGTCATTCCGGTGATGGCATTCTACATTGTGGCGGCTGAAGAGCAGGGTGTCCCGCCGGAGAAACTGTCCGGAACCATTCAGAACGACATTCTGAAAGAATTCATGGTTCGCAATACCTATATCTATCCGCCAAAACCATCCATGCGAATTATTGGGGATATTTTTGCCTTCACATCCGAAAAGATGCCGAAGTTTAACTCCATCAGCGTGAGCGGCTATCACATGCACGAAGCGGGTGCCACAGCAGACATTGAGCTGGCCTACACGCTGGCCGATGCTGTAGAATATGTGCGAACCGGCATCAAAACCGGTCTTGATGTGGACCAGTTTACCCCGCGCATCTCTTTTTTCTGGGGCATCGGGATGAATCACTTTATGGAGATTGCAAAAATGCGCGCCGGACGGATGCTCTGGGCCAAGCTGATGAAACAGTTCGATCCCAAAAACCCGAAGTCCCTCTCGCTGCGGACCCACAGTCAAACTTCAGGCTACAGCCTCACCGAGCAGGATCCCTACAACAACGTTGCACGGACTACCATCGAGGCGCTTGCGGCCACGCTGGGGCACACGCAGTCGCTCCACACTAACGCCCTGGATGAAGCGATCGCGCTTCCGTCGGATTTCTCTGCACGAATTGCGCGTAACACCCAGATTTTTCTGCAGGAAGAAACAGGCATCACAAAGGCGGTAGATCCGTGGGCCGGTTCATACTATGTAGAATATTTAACAGACCAGATCGCCCGAAAAGCATGGGAGCGTATTGAGGAAGTGGAAGAACTGGGCGGTATGGCCAAAGCGATCGAAAGTGGCGTGCCGAAAATGCGGATTGAAGAAGCCGCCGCCCGCAAGCAGGCGCGGATCGATAACAAAAAAGAGGTGATTGTCGGAATAAACAAATACCGGTTGGAAAAAGAAGATCCGATCGATATTCTTGAAGTGGACAACGAGCGGGTCCGGCAATCGCAGATTGAGCGTCTTGAAAAGCTAAAAGCAGAACGCGATGATACAGCAGTGAAAGAGTCGCTGAAGATGATCACTGAGGCGGCTGAATCTGGTGACGGAAACCTGCTTGAACTGGCTATTAACGCTGCCCGAAACCGCGCCACACTCGGTGAAATTTCCGACGCGATGGAAGAGGTGTTCGGGCGTTATACCGCAACCATAAAATCGATATCCGGTGTGTATTCATCTGAAATGGACAGTGACGAATCTTTTAAGAAAGCACAGGAACTGGCGGACCAATTTGCCGAACAGGAAGGCCGCCGTCCCCGAATCATGGTCGCCAAAATGGGTCAGGACGGCCACGACCGCGGCGCCAAAGTGATCTCCACCAGCTTCGCCGATCTCGGCTTTGATGTCGATATCGGCCCGCTCTTTCAAACCCCGGAGGAAGCCGCAAAGCAGGCGGTAGAAAACGACGTTCACATCCTGGGCGTATCCAGCCTGGCTGCGGGTCACAAAACCCTCGTCCCCCAGGTACTTGATGAACTCAAAAATCTGGGCCGTGAAGATATCATGGTAATTGTGGGCGGTGTGATTCCCAACCAGGATTATAAGTACCTATACGACAAAGGCGTTGCCGCTGTCTTTGGGCCGGGAACGGTTATTTCGGATGCGGCACAGAAGATATTGGGGATATTGATCGGGGAAGCTAACCACAACGCGCACTAA
- a CDS encoding type II toxin-antitoxin system RelE/ParE family toxin — MTFSILLDRRAIDDIQEAIDYYEENEPGLGSKFEDDLNNRLVTLSENPFFQIRYDNVRCLPLKIYPYMIHYSVNEKQKTIIVRSVLNTFKDPKNWGKL; from the coding sequence ATGACTTTTTCTATTCTTTTAGACAGGAGAGCTATTGATGATATTCAAGAGGCTATAGACTATTATGAAGAAAATGAGCCCGGTTTGGGTTCGAAATTCGAAGATGATTTAAATAATAGATTGGTGACATTGAGTGAAAATCCATTCTTTCAAATACGTTATGATAATGTTCGATGCCTCCCTTTGAAGATTTATCCTTATATGATTCACTATTCAGTGAACGAGAAACAAAAGACTATAATCGTGCGATCTGTATTAAACACCTTTAAAGATCCAAAGAATTGGGGGAAATTATAA